From a single Rosa rugosa chromosome 7, drRosRugo1.1, whole genome shotgun sequence genomic region:
- the LOC133721324 gene encoding protein LURP-one-related 15-like — protein sequence MSYAVPVPAAGPSSQPLANPVTVVSPQFQATYPVDLVITEKMMSIKEGAFTVSDVNGNVMFQIKGSLFSFHDRRTLVDSAGTPIVSFRQKILTAHRRWHVFRGESSDAKDLLFSVKKSSLFQLKAELDVFLAVNTKEQAYDFKVKGSWGERSCTIYDGNNNIIAQMHKKHDLKSIFFGRDAFAVTVYPHVDYAFIVAIVVVLHEINMDRSGQD from the exons ATGTCCTATGCAGTGCCGGTGCCTGCGGCTGGGCCGAGCTCTCAGCCGCTGGCAAACCCCGTGACGGTGGTTAGCCCGCAGTTCCAAGCAACCTACCCTGTGGATCTGGTCATCACTGAGAAGATGATGTCGATCAAGGAAGGTGCTTTTACAGTGTCAGACGTTAATGGAAATGTCATGTTCCAGATTAAAGGCTCCTTGTTCAGCTTTCATGATCGTCGAACTTTGGTCGACAGCGCCGGCACTCCTATAGTCTCCTTCCGACAAAAG ATATTGACGGCACATAGGAGATGGCACGTATTTAGAGGAGAGAGCTCAGACGCCAAAGATCTACTCTTTAGTGTCAAAAAGTCATCCCTTTTCCAACTGAAGGCAGAATTAGATGTGTTCTTGGCTGTTAATACTAAAGAACAAGCGTACGATTTCAAGGTCAAAGGAAGCTGGGGGGAAAGATCATGCACCATATATGATGGAAACAACAATATCATTGCACAA ATGCACAAGAAACATGATCTTAAAAGTATATTCTTTGGGAGAGATGCTTTTGCGGTGACTGTGTATCCTCATGTTGATTACGCCTTTATAGTTGCCATTGTGGTTGTTCTTCATGAGATTAACATGGACAGAAGTGGGCAGGACTGA
- the LOC133722761 gene encoding uncharacterized protein LOC133722761: MDKSWMHADRRSHTYKLGVQEFLKFAVENASDIDHICCPCAKCGGTDGFLSARMIKDHLYWNEVNGENNSQLIHGVPLDKGNRRVSIVTSLVDEAKLPFPIKDEIVTVRDAIGTYVAWPENLIIFQCESKTTAKSKGLKKRKRADEDDDEEEDIDTASLPPTTPASLIAVCNWAKERMRNAQTIICEFDEKIFGHPSKTFICKHDINNFVTMKEVSGSCIGIYIRYLYCVLEKTKMVDMVGFLDNTDVGAIGCGSPIERSRAIADRLKRAKRGQIILVPYNSGCHWMLTVLSPEEDIVYFMDPLKRRLCTGEWKNIVDNGIKIHNAQLKRQGRKATTWKNCAGIPEQKTDKDCGYYVMRYMKEIVEDKSLDFFTKWERRGKAAYTQEDIDVVRNEWAKFIVKTYM, translated from the exons atGGATAAGTCTTGGATGCATGCTGATAGGAGATCACATACATATAAGCTAGGTGTTCAGGAATTCCTTAAGTTTGCTGTAGAGAATGCAAGCGATATAGATCATATCTGCTGTCCCTGCGCTAAATGTGGGGGTACAGATGGGTTCTTATCAGCTAGGATGATAAAAGATCATCTATATTGGAATG AAGTCAATGGTGAAAACAATAGCCAGCTTATCCATGGTGTTCCATTGGACAAGGGAAACAGGCGTGTGTCAATTGTCACTTCTCTAGTGGATGAAGCTAAGCTTCCATTTCCGATTAAAGATGAAATAGTGACTGTTCGAGATGCTATCGGGACTTATGTGGCCTGGCCTGAAAACCTTATAATTTTTCAATGCGAGTCTAAG ACGACAGCAAAGAGTAAAGGattgaagaagagaaaaagggcagatgaagatgatgatgaagaggaagatATAGACACTGCATCACTGCCACCAACTACTCCTGCATCTCTTATTGCGGTATGCAATTGGGCCAAAGAAAGAATGAGAAATGCGCAAACAATTATCTGCGAGTTCGATGAAAAGATTTTCGGACATCCATCCAAAACTTTTATCTGCAAACATGATATTAATAATTTTGTTACCATGAAGGAAGTATCGGGCAGCTGCATAGGCATCTATATTCG CTACCTATATTGTGTGttggaaaaaacaaaaatggtaGATATGGTTGGATTTCTGGACAATACAGATGTTGGTGCCATTGGGTGTGGCAGTCCAATTGAGCGTTCCCGTGCTATCGCCGATAGGCTAAAACGAGCAAAGCGTGGTCAGATTATTTTGGTGCCATATAACTCTGG ATGTCATTGGATGCTGACTGTACTCAGTCCTGAAGAAGACATTGTCTACTTCATGGATCCATTAAAGAGGAGACTCTGCACAGGAGAGTGGAAGAATATTGTTGATAA TGGCATCAAAATACATAATGCTCAACTCAAGAGGCAAGGCAGAAAGGCAACTACTTGGAAAAACTGTGCG GGTATTCCGGAGCAAAAGACGGACAAAGACTGTGGATATTATGTAATGAGATATATGAAGGAAATAGTGGAAGATAAGAGCTTAGATTTTTTCACCAAG TGGGAGAGAAGAGGCAAAGCAGCATATACCCAGGAAGATATTGATGTGGTCAGAAATGAGTGGGCAAAGTTTATTGTGAAGACATATATGTAA
- the LOC133722850 gene encoding protein LURP-one-related 15-like: protein MSYAVPVPATGPSAQPLANPITVVSPQFQATYPVDLVITEKMMTIKEGDFTVSDVNGNVMFQVKGSLFSLHDRRTLVDSAGTPILSFRQKIMTAHKRWHVFRGESSDEKDLLFTARKSSFFQLKTELDVFLAGNTKEEAYDFKVKGSWGERSCTIYNGDNTIIAQMHKKHDLKSSLFGRDAFSVTVYPHVDYAFITAIVIVLHEINMDRSGED, encoded by the exons ATGTCGTATGCTGTGCCGGTACCTGCGACTGGGCCGAGCGCTCAGCCTCTGGCCAACCCCATTACGGTGGTCAGCCCGCAGTTCCAAGCAACCTACCCTGTGGATCTGGTCATCACGGAGAAGATGATGACGATCAAGGAAGGTGATTTTACAGTGTCGGACGTTAATGGAAATGTCATGTTCCAGGTCAAAGGCTCCCTTTTCAGCCTTCATGATCGTCGGACTTTGGTCGACAGCGCCGGCACTCCTATCCTCTCCTTCCGACAAAAG ATAATGACAGCACATAAGAGATGGCACGTATTCAGAGGAGAGAGCTCAGACGAAAAAGATCTACTCTTCACTGCCAGGAAGTCATCCTTTTTCCAGCTCAAGACTGAATTAGATGTGTTCTTGGCTGGTAACACTAAAGAAGAAGCTTACGATTTCAAGGTCAAAGGAAGCTGGGGGGAAAGATCATGCACCATATATAATGGAGACAACACTATCATTGCACAA ATGCACAAGAAACATGATCTTAAAAGTAGTTTGTTTGGGAGAGATGCGTTCTCAGTGACTGTGTATCCTCATGTTGATTATGCCTTTATAACTGCCATTGTGATTGTTCTTCATGAGATTAACATGGACAGAAGTGGGGAAGACTGA